A section of the Candidatus Thioglobus autotrophicus genome encodes:
- a CDS encoding biosynthetic peptidoglycan transglycosylase, with protein MNKIFFKWFKYATALSVVIFVLYVNELDNQVKKEFSKPQNPNFMSFEQQPKVVINMLLMTEDQSFFEHSGVDFKEIARVLRDYYFYDKPLRGASTITQQLIKNTLLTRERTLDRKLKEIVMALLLEAAFDKEFILNYYMNSVYLGQKGNLSVKGFDQAAHFYFNKSVEHLSLEDVATLVALVKGPSYYHPIKYPQRLAKRRQLVLSLYNKYEKIVK; from the coding sequence ATGAATAAGATTTTTTTCAAATGGTTTAAATACGCCACAGCGCTTAGTGTTGTGATTTTTGTGCTGTATGTGAACGAGCTTGATAATCAAGTTAAGAAAGAGTTTTCAAAGCCGCAAAATCCTAATTTTATGAGCTTTGAGCAGCAGCCAAAAGTGGTTATCAATATGTTGCTAATGACTGAAGATCAATCATTTTTTGAGCATTCAGGTGTGGATTTTAAAGAAATTGCTAGAGTATTGCGTGATTATTATTTTTACGATAAGCCACTACGTGGCGCTAGCACAATCACGCAACAGTTGATTAAAAACACCTTGTTAACTCGAGAGCGCACACTTGATCGTAAGCTTAAAGAAATTGTAATGGCGTTATTATTAGAGGCTGCTTTTGATAAAGAATTTATTCTTAATTATTATATGAACAGCGTTTATTTAGGTCAAAAAGGTAATTTAAGTGTTAAAGGCTTTGATCAGGCTGCACATTTTTATTTTAATAAGAGTGTTGAACATTTATCTTTGGAAGATGTGGCAACTTTGGTGGCGCTGGTTAAAGGGCCGAGCTATTATCATCCAATCAAATATCCCCAAAGATTAGCAAAGCGCAGACAATTGGTTTTGAGCTTATACAATAAGTATGAAAAGATTGTAAAATAA
- the tsaB gene encoding tRNA (adenosine(37)-N6)-threonylcarbamoyltransferase complex dimerization subunit type 1 TsaB — MQNILAIDTCTEVCSVSLYTQSKKTSRFLKGVAKSSGLILPLCDEVFDETGLSVADLDLIVYSKGPGAFTGVRMCISVVQGMSLAFDIPTLGFSTLEVAGLGASKKYNTDKVAIALDARMNEVYWGLYQQGVFTNEMLCKPSEAPQLDADYIGVGTGWGAYQQALIEATGVDCCEPEFYPKAENLIDLALAHIERGGLLDDNLPLPTYLRNNVAQKSLK, encoded by the coding sequence ATGCAAAATATTCTCGCCATTGATACCTGCACTGAAGTTTGTTCAGTCAGTCTTTATACTCAGTCTAAAAAAACCTCGCGCTTTTTAAAAGGCGTCGCAAAAAGCTCGGGACTCATTTTGCCGTTGTGTGATGAAGTGTTTGATGAGACGGGGTTGAGTGTTGCTGATCTTGATTTAATTGTATATAGCAAAGGCCCTGGTGCGTTTACAGGCGTACGCATGTGTATAAGCGTGGTGCAGGGTATGTCGTTGGCATTCGATATTCCTACTTTGGGGTTTTCTACGCTGGAAGTGGCGGGCTTGGGTGCGAGTAAAAAATACAATACTGATAAAGTCGCTATCGCGCTTGATGCGCGTATGAATGAAGTCTATTGGGGGCTTTATCAGCAAGGTGTTTTCACCAATGAAATGTTATGTAAGCCTAGTGAAGCGCCACAGCTTGATGCTGATTATATAGGTGTCGGCACGGGCTGGGGTGCTTATCAGCAAGCGCTCATAGAGGCAACGGGTGTGGATTGTTGTGAGCCTGAGTTTTATCCTAAGGCAGAAAATTTAATCGATTTGGCATTGGCGCATATTGAGCGTGGCGGTTTGTTGGATGATAATTTGCCATTGCCAACTTATTTACGCAACAACGTGGCGCAAAAATCCTTAAAATAA
- a CDS encoding heme ABC transporter permease gives MWKWIQAFASPKNFYQISAKIIPWFMYPFIGLTLLGLYWALIASPADYQQGDSVRIMYVHVPAAWMSLFIYIVMAVAGAIGLIWQIKLANVVATVSAPIGAVFTFLALVTGAVWGKPMWGTWWVWDARLTSELILLFLYLAYISLNNAFDNPKTAAKASAILAIVGLVNIPIIYYSVEWWNSLHQGASIGVNKVSMQIDMFIALMLISFAFKFLYGALVLMRARDEILIREQNSTWVKKLIMGGDK, from the coding sequence ATGTGGAAATGGATTCAGGCATTTGCCTCCCCTAAAAATTTCTATCAAATTAGTGCCAAGATTATTCCTTGGTTTATGTATCCCTTTATTGGTCTAACGCTACTTGGCCTGTATTGGGCTTTGATTGCCTCACCTGCGGATTATCAACAAGGCGATAGTGTGCGCATTATGTATGTCCATGTACCGGCGGCGTGGATGAGTTTATTTATTTATATCGTCATGGCAGTTGCCGGTGCAATTGGCCTTATTTGGCAAATTAAGCTGGCCAATGTTGTGGCTACAGTGTCAGCGCCAATAGGTGCTGTGTTTACTTTTCTAGCGCTGGTTACGGGCGCAGTTTGGGGTAAGCCGATGTGGGGTACTTGGTGGGTATGGGATGCACGCCTGACTTCTGAACTGATTTTGTTATTTCTATACTTGGCTTATATTTCCCTGAACAATGCCTTTGATAATCCAAAAACAGCAGCAAAAGCCAGCGCTATTTTAGCGATTGTGGGCTTGGTTAATATTCCTATTATTTATTATTCTGTTGAGTGGTGGAACAGCCTGCATCAAGGTGCCTCCATTGGTGTTAATAAAGTGTCAATGCAAATAGATATGTTTATTGCATTGATGCTTATTAGCTTTGCCTTTAAATTTTTGTACGGTGCTTTGGTTTTAATGCGAGCCAGAGATGAAATCTTAATCAGAGAGCAAAATTCAACTTGGGTAAAAAAATTGATTATGGGAGGCGATAAATAA
- the ccmD gene encoding heme exporter protein CcmD, which produces MEIFNALAFDKYASYIWFSYGLTGIMIAMLFLRTKSIRRNTIKQLRAKYLRNL; this is translated from the coding sequence ATGGAAATCTTCAATGCACTAGCTTTTGATAAATACGCCAGCTATATTTGGTTTTCATATGGACTGACTGGAATCATGATCGCTATGCTTTTTTTAAGAACAAAAAGCATTCGCCGCAATACAATTAAGCAATTGCGTGCTAAATATTTAAGGAATTTATAA
- the ccmE gene encoding cytochrome c maturation protein CcmE translates to MTKRQNRMVLVALLVAGAILAITLLLQALGSNTNYFYSPTEVAQGKAPVGKSFRLGGLVANGSVVREDMVVNFDVTDNKETFKIKYTGILPDLFREGQGIITTGSLVDGTFIATEVLAKHDENYMPPEVADALEKAKK, encoded by the coding sequence ATGACTAAACGACAAAATAGAATGGTGCTGGTAGCCTTGTTAGTAGCTGGTGCGATATTAGCAATTACTTTGTTGCTACAAGCATTGGGCAGTAACACTAATTACTTTTATTCGCCGACTGAAGTGGCGCAGGGTAAGGCGCCAGTTGGAAAAAGTTTCCGCTTGGGCGGTCTGGTTGCAAATGGCAGTGTCGTGCGTGAGGATATGGTGGTTAATTTTGATGTTACTGACAATAAAGAGACATTTAAAATTAAATACACAGGCATCTTGCCCGATTTATTTAGAGAAGGTCAAGGCATTATTACAACAGGCTCTTTGGTAGATGGCACTTTTATTGCAACAGAAGTCTTGGCTAAGCACGATGAAAACTACATGCCACCTGAAGTAGCCGATGCGCTAGAAAAGGCTAAAAAATAA
- a CDS encoding DsbE family thiol:disulfide interchange protein: MGKFLPLVVFVVLAWFLYDGLGRDTKKLPSPLIGKSFPNLEVEDFNTYKRYTTQSQLADNITLVNVWASWCVTCRAEHQMLMEIAQSNNVKMLGINYKDTRKEGRFFLDRLGNPYEQIIFDEQGKLGLELGVYATPETFLVDSQGIIRFKRIGQLTPKIWKTKILPLIQQLKISAATNT, encoded by the coding sequence ATGGGTAAATTCCTACCTTTAGTTGTCTTTGTTGTTCTTGCGTGGTTTTTATACGACGGATTAGGTCGTGATACCAAAAAATTACCCTCACCTTTAATTGGTAAATCTTTTCCAAATTTGGAAGTAGAAGATTTTAATACTTATAAGCGCTATACAACTCAATCTCAACTGGCGGACAATATAACATTGGTTAATGTTTGGGCTTCGTGGTGTGTTACGTGTCGAGCAGAGCACCAAATGTTAATGGAAATTGCTCAATCGAATAACGTCAAAATGCTTGGTATTAATTACAAGGATACACGTAAAGAAGGGCGGTTTTTTTTAGACAGATTGGGCAATCCTTATGAGCAGATTATTTTTGATGAACAAGGAAAATTAGGTTTAGAGCTTGGCGTATACGCCACACCTGAAACTTTTCTTGTCGATAGTCAAGGAATTATTCGTTTTAAGCGTATTGGTCAGCTCACACCAAAGATCTGGAAAACGAAAATTTTACCGTTAATTCAACAGCTTAAAATATCAGCAGCAACTAATACATAA
- a CDS encoding HU family DNA-binding protein produces the protein MRITKQENRVMNKSDLVAAIAEASGLTKADAARALDATTGAITSALSAGDSVAITGFGSFLVRDRAARTGRNPQTGAAIQIAASKVPAFKAGKLLKESVNA, from the coding sequence ATGCGAATTACGAAACAGGAGAATAGAGTAATGAATAAATCAGATTTAGTAGCAGCAATTGCAGAAGCTTCAGGCTTAACAAAAGCAGACGCAGCTCGTGCATTAGACGCAACAACTGGTGCGATCACTTCAGCATTATCAGCAGGTGATAGCGTAGCAATTACAGGCTTTGGTAGCTTTTTGGTAAGAGATCGTGCAGCACGCACAGGTCGCAACCCACAAACAGGCGCAGCGATTCAAATCGCAGCTTCTAAAGTACCCGCATTTAAAGCAGGTAAATTACTTAAAGAATCAGTTAACGCTTAA
- a CDS encoding SurA N-terminal domain-containing protein — translation MLSSIKNKTKGWLAYLIVGLITIPFALFGVNEYFTGASNIIVASIDDDEISKEAFLAEFNPQKRRLQQKLAEQYNTDFDAVLKQSIINQMIDKHLLNQLAENMSHATSGSELNAIIQTNDLFQEQGRFSLEKYKNLLRLNGYTAAEYESVRAKELTQNQIKYNLLDSAFMLPSQLERLQNLNDQQREFSYIRLNADDYTAKVNVNEKSIEDYYNNQKESFFAPEQAKIEFVELSLAQVAKTIKVTENELFNFYEDEQARFTTEEERQAQHILLATEEAANKVLDLLNKGGDFAKLAAQYSQDEGSKDLAGDLGAFGRGVMVGAFEDSVFAMQEGQLSELVKSEFGYHIIKLNKIQPGSIRPFKAVKSELTQLYTESKAQTDLYDLREQLANLAYETNLEEVSNQMALETHTSDFFDKKESKLDAKIVAAAFSDVVLNKGENSEVLELDKDRFVVVRLKDKLAQRQKTFDEVKGEINTHLTRLLAKTFVDNIATQIATSAKAGDDKSVMQLLNKNSLKWESAGWVKRDTTEVDMAIVNKVFALSKPKSGSVFSAQSLDKRRALVINLTGVKVSESKTSKANLETVLLGFESNEIFVNILQTLRSQAEIKVFNANL, via the coding sequence ATGCTTAGTTCTATTAAAAACAAAACCAAGGGCTGGTTAGCCTATTTAATTGTCGGCTTAATCACCATTCCTTTTGCCTTATTCGGTGTTAATGAATACTTTACCGGTGCTTCTAATATTATTGTTGCTTCCATTGATGACGATGAAATTTCAAAAGAGGCGTTTTTGGCTGAATTCAATCCACAAAAAAGACGCCTACAGCAAAAATTAGCTGAGCAGTACAATACAGATTTTGATGCGGTTTTAAAGCAATCAATTATCAATCAAATGATTGATAAGCATCTACTTAATCAGTTGGCTGAAAATATGTCGCATGCGACAAGTGGTTCAGAATTAAACGCTATTATTCAAACTAACGACTTGTTTCAAGAGCAGGGGCGTTTTTCGTTAGAAAAATATAAAAACTTATTGAGATTAAATGGCTATACAGCTGCTGAGTACGAATCTGTTAGAGCAAAAGAGTTAACGCAAAATCAAATTAAATACAACTTACTTGACTCTGCTTTTATGTTGCCTTCACAGCTTGAAAGATTGCAAAATTTAAATGATCAGCAGCGTGAGTTTTCTTATATCAGGCTTAATGCTGATGATTACACAGCTAAAGTGAATGTGAATGAAAAAAGCATTGAGGATTATTATAACAATCAAAAAGAATCATTCTTTGCACCTGAGCAAGCCAAAATTGAATTTGTTGAGCTTTCTTTAGCTCAAGTAGCTAAAACTATTAAAGTCACAGAGAATGAGTTGTTTAATTTTTATGAAGACGAGCAGGCTCGATTTACAACAGAAGAAGAGCGTCAAGCACAGCATATCTTATTAGCAACCGAAGAAGCTGCTAACAAAGTACTAGACTTGCTTAATAAAGGCGGTGATTTTGCCAAATTAGCAGCGCAATACTCCCAAGATGAAGGTTCAAAAGATTTAGCTGGCGATCTCGGTGCGTTCGGTCGTGGAGTGATGGTTGGCGCTTTTGAGGACAGTGTCTTTGCTATGCAAGAAGGGCAGTTAAGCGAGCTGGTCAAGTCTGAGTTTGGCTATCATATTATTAAGCTTAACAAGATTCAACCTGGCTCAATAAGGCCTTTTAAAGCGGTTAAATCAGAGCTAACTCAGCTTTATACTGAGTCTAAGGCGCAAACAGATCTCTATGATTTAAGAGAGCAATTGGCTAATTTAGCCTATGAGACCAATCTAGAAGAAGTGTCTAATCAAATGGCACTTGAGACACATACTAGTGATTTTTTTGACAAAAAAGAAAGTAAGCTTGATGCTAAGATTGTAGCCGCTGCATTTAGCGATGTTGTTTTAAACAAGGGTGAAAATTCTGAAGTATTAGAGCTTGATAAAGATCGATTTGTTGTTGTACGTTTAAAAGATAAATTGGCACAACGCCAAAAGACATTTGACGAAGTTAAAGGCGAGATTAATACACACTTAACTCGTTTATTGGCCAAGACTTTTGTTGATAATATCGCTACTCAAATTGCGACATCTGCAAAAGCTGGAGATGATAAGTCTGTGATGCAATTATTGAACAAAAACTCACTTAAGTGGGAGTCTGCAGGCTGGGTTAAGCGTGACACTACTGAGGTAGATATGGCAATTGTTAATAAGGTTTTTGCCTTATCAAAGCCAAAATCTGGATCAGTCTTTAGCGCTCAAAGTCTAGATAAAAGACGTGCACTGGTGATTAACCTAACAGGGGTTAAAGTGTCTGAATCCAAAACTTCAAAAGCCAATCTTGAGACCGTGTTGTTAGGTTTTGAGTCTAATGAGATTTTTGTCAATATTTTGCAAACATTACGATCTCAGGCCGAAATCAAGGTCTTTAATGCAAATCTATAA
- a CDS encoding sulfurtransferase, which yields MLLRFLQTIIFSWAIFPAFAYSLVIPSPLVDTDWVSENIEDLVILDVRKDLDSFSEQGHIRGANLVNTKKVRVTRTIDGVELTRMRPDQAGFERFMSAHGVSNNSIVLITHQGQTPGDVAGAARLYWQMKYYGFEQVSMLDGGDAAWTASMEELSKDSTKVKSGQFNFENNANNKILATIEEVRLAILDPSIQLVDTRSLRFHVGLDSRNYVYDLGHIPSSKVFPYKFLHPLKGVMVFPTKQQIKARFSSLNINPDASIILYCNSAYECSSVWFSLHEIYGNQAVQVYDGSLHQWTKDASHPMTINLAK from the coding sequence ATGTTGCTTAGATTTTTGCAGACTATTATATTTTCGTGGGCTATTTTTCCAGCTTTTGCATACTCATTAGTTATCCCTTCGCCCTTAGTTGATACCGACTGGGTCAGTGAAAATATCGAAGATCTGGTGATTTTAGATGTACGTAAAGATCTTGATAGTTTTTCTGAGCAAGGCCATATTCGTGGTGCAAACCTTGTTAACACCAAAAAAGTAAGAGTCACACGTACCATTGATGGTGTTGAGCTTACACGTATGAGACCCGATCAAGCTGGTTTTGAGCGCTTTATGTCGGCACATGGTGTGAGCAACAACTCTATTGTGCTAATCACCCATCAAGGGCAAACACCTGGAGATGTTGCTGGTGCAGCTCGCTTGTATTGGCAAATGAAGTATTACGGCTTTGAGCAAGTGTCTATGCTAGACGGAGGTGATGCTGCTTGGACTGCAAGCATGGAAGAATTAAGCAAAGATTCTACCAAGGTTAAGAGTGGTCAGTTTAATTTTGAAAATAACGCCAATAATAAAATTTTAGCAACCATTGAAGAGGTGAGGTTAGCGATACTTGATCCTAGTATTCAACTAGTCGACACTAGAAGCTTGCGTTTTCATGTTGGCTTGGATAGTAGAAATTATGTGTATGATTTAGGCCATATTCCCAGTTCTAAGGTTTTTCCTTATAAATTTTTACACCCGCTCAAAGGGGTGATGGTTTTTCCTACTAAGCAACAAATAAAGGCCCGATTTAGCTCGCTTAATATCAACCCAGATGCATCGATTATTTTGTATTGTAATAGTGCTTATGAGTGCTCATCTGTCTGGTTTAGCTTGCACGAAATTTATGGCAATCAAGCGGTTCAGGTTTACGATGGCTCGCTGCACCAATGGACTAAAGATGCCAGCCACCCAATGACGATTAATTTAGCAAAATAA
- a CDS encoding c-type cytochrome has translation MKSKKLLIILFLPWLSFAGGQEIYSENCEKCHGFSQQGSLGLPLYRSTVANHSDGYLKKTIEYGRPGRIMPGFKLSNAQTVKLIRFLRAGVKAPQYSKEPIVGDVEAGKYTYEQYCQRCHGKQLQGGEGTGKNFSWQKDRDVSPPALANQGFLHAAEDQMIKHIIMKGIKDTEMMSFEKEFNFTDQMANDLVVYIRSHQQSSVFSDTPKAVEDEEPLVFVYQSQHDLATTVDKLKDSAAAYNFRVYPSRTLFEGLGGPEGADQKQIVVRFCNFKNMQKFLKLDPRLGVILPCRATVVENNQGEVHIYLENYVHAIKRFNNEQISIDAKDLIDSMKEMVEEAVW, from the coding sequence GTGAAATCAAAGAAATTATTAATTATTTTATTTTTGCCCTGGTTGAGCTTTGCCGGTGGACAAGAAATCTATTCTGAAAATTGTGAAAAGTGTCATGGCTTTTCTCAACAAGGATCTTTAGGTTTACCACTGTATCGCTCAACGGTTGCGAATCATTCGGATGGCTACCTTAAGAAAACCATTGAGTATGGACGCCCTGGAAGAATCATGCCAGGCTTTAAACTCTCTAACGCTCAAACGGTTAAGTTAATTCGTTTTTTACGTGCAGGTGTTAAGGCTCCACAATATAGTAAAGAGCCTATTGTTGGCGATGTTGAGGCGGGTAAGTATACTTATGAGCAATATTGCCAAAGGTGTCATGGCAAGCAATTACAAGGTGGTGAAGGTACGGGTAAGAATTTCTCATGGCAAAAGGATCGAGATGTTTCTCCTCCTGCGCTTGCCAATCAAGGATTTTTGCATGCAGCTGAAGATCAAATGATTAAGCACATTATTATGAAAGGTATTAAAGATACAGAAATGATGTCGTTTGAAAAGGAATTTAATTTCACCGATCAAATGGCGAATGATTTGGTGGTTTATATTCGCTCACATCAGCAATCATCAGTCTTTAGCGATACACCCAAAGCTGTTGAGGATGAAGAGCCGCTAGTATTTGTTTATCAATCTCAACATGATCTTGCTACGACTGTTGATAAGCTCAAAGATTCTGCAGCAGCTTATAATTTTAGAGTGTATCCATCTAGAACTTTATTTGAAGGTCTTGGAGGTCCAGAAGGCGCTGATCAAAAACAAATTGTCGTGAGATTTTGTAATTTTAAAAATATGCAGAAATTCTTAAAACTCGACCCAAGGCTCGGCGTTATACTGCCTTGTAGGGCGACAGTGGTTGAAAACAATCAGGGGGAAGTGCATATATATTTAGAAAACTACGTGCATGCAATTAAACGTTTTAACAATGAACAAATTTCAATTGATGCTAAGGATTTGATTGACAGCATGAAAGAGATGGTTGAGGAGGCAGTATGGTAG
- a CDS encoding enoyl-ACP reductase FabI: MGFMTGKKALVVGVASNRSIAWGIAEAMAKQGCEIALTYQNEKLKKRVDKCAEVCNSNIVIECDVATDEGIEQTFAELKNHWDSFDIVVHSVAFAPREALNGNYVEVTTRENFTAAHDISSYSFTALAKYASPMLNDNGALLTVSYLGAIRAIPNYNVMGVAKASLEANVRYMAAAMGPERGIRVNAVSAGPIKTLAASGIKDFGKLLDYAADSSALKRTVTTEEVGNAAAFLCSDLASGITGEITYIDSGYSFYDKGPE; this comes from the coding sequence ATGGGTTTCATGACTGGAAAAAAAGCGCTGGTTGTTGGTGTTGCCTCTAACCGCTCTATTGCTTGGGGTATTGCTGAAGCGATGGCAAAACAAGGGTGTGAAATTGCACTAACCTATCAAAACGAAAAATTAAAAAAACGTGTTGATAAATGTGCTGAAGTCTGCAACTCTAATATTGTAATCGAATGTGATGTAGCCACCGACGAAGGTATTGAGCAAACTTTTGCAGAGCTTAAAAACCATTGGGATAGCTTTGATATTGTTGTACATTCAGTAGCCTTTGCACCGCGTGAAGCGCTCAATGGTAACTACGTTGAAGTAACTACACGTGAAAATTTTACTGCAGCACATGATATTAGCTCATACAGCTTTACCGCCTTGGCTAAATACGCCTCACCTATGCTTAACGATAATGGTGCTTTGCTAACCGTTAGCTATTTGGGTGCGATTCGCGCCATCCCTAACTACAACGTTATGGGTGTTGCCAAAGCTTCACTTGAAGCAAACGTACGCTATATGGCAGCAGCCATGGGGCCTGAGCGCGGTATTCGTGTGAACGCTGTCTCTGCTGGTCCAATTAAAACCTTAGCCGCCTCAGGCATTAAAGACTTTGGTAAGTTGCTTGACTACGCTGCAGACTCATCAGCACTTAAACGCACGGTTACAACAGAAGAGGTGGGTAATGCTGCCGCCTTCTTATGTTCTGATTTAGCCTCGGGTATTACCGGTGAAATTACTTATATTGACTCAGGTTATAGTTTTTATGATAAAGGCCCTGAGTAA